One Etheostoma spectabile isolate EspeVRDwgs_2016 chromosome 12, UIUC_Espe_1.0, whole genome shotgun sequence genomic window carries:
- the mtf2 gene encoding metal-response element-binding transcription factor 2 isoform X1 produces the protein MRDSGVVDHLSVHHRALPQRQQQAVSLSPSSLSARGEYGEDDMSDRFTEGQDVLARWSDGLFYLGTITKIDRDKHRCFVVFEDRSKSWVLWKDIQTGDEDGEDDEDDDIVCSICQVETSDEPNEIVICDKCGQGYHQLCHTPVIDASVIDSDDKWLCSECVLTSIPKRGGAHMRGASAKGFLQQQQQQQQKKNNIELHMSLPYVLDELVWNQGHKTNIQQCYCYCGGPGDWYLKMLQCNECEQWFHEACLQCLQMPMLYGDRFYLFICSVCNGGPEFLSRLPLRWEDVTHLSLYNLSVIHKKKYFDSEMDLMSYINDTWELLQLGELANTPRSERYQCVLEALNNNSSMFMSGKEVKKKKHLFGLRIRFPPAPPNSDEPTSRIMERASHEITIKGCKSTKALSGMRACSTLTNGTEKKKKKKKKRKQGAHSLETLTKPQHSELLSQEVRKTLPLELHTLDHLTSIKTERSLLSSDVESIGALSTTDTTSTSISRQSSLCSSSKTRTTTCIMPVSAPPLKRKRGRPRRALQPPNLKIPPPSHAEPNLSATEMLSPLPGLHSTDIVHGMDPNSQLSHLKSSISSYFGAAGRLACGEKYKVLARRVTLDGNVQYLVEWEGVTAS, from the exons AGACTCAGGGGTTGTGGATCACCTGTCTGTCCATCACAGAGCTCTCCCCcagcggcagcagcaggctgTGTCCTTGTCCCCCTCAAGCCTTTCTGCTAGGGGAGAGTATGGAGAGGACGACATGTCTGACAGGTTCACAGAGGGACAGGACGTCTTAGCCCGGTGGTCGGATGGCTTGTTCTACTTGGGGACAATCACCAAG ATTGATCGGGACAAGCATCGATGCTTTGTGGTTTTTGAGGATCGGTCAAAGTCCTGGGTTCTGTGGAAGGATATCCAGACAG GGGATGAAGATGGTGAAGATGATGAGGACGATGACATTGTGTGCTCAATATGCCAGGTTGAAACTTCAGATGAACCCAATGAAATTGTCATTTGTGACAAGTGTGGACAAG GCTACCATCAGCTGTGCCACACCCCCGTCATTGATGCCTCTGTCATTGACTCTGATGACAAGTGGCTCTGCTCAGAGTGTGTGCTAACTTCTATACCTAAG AGGGGGGGTGCACATATGAGGGGAGCGTCCGCTAAAGGctttctgcagcagcagcagcagcagcagcagaagaagaatAATATAGAGCTGCACATGTCCCTCCCATACGTTTTGGACGAACTGGTTTGGAACCAGGGCCACAAGACTAATATCCAGCAGTGCTACTGCTACTGTGGAGGTCCAGGAGA TTGGTACCTGAAGATGCTGCAGTGTAATGAGTGTGAGCAGTGGTTCCATGAGGCGTGTCTACAATGCTTACAGATGCCCATGCTCTATGGAGATAG GTTTTACCTGTTTATTTGTTCCGTTTGCAATGGTGGACCAGAGTTCCTCAGCCGACTGCCTCTTAGATG GGAGGATGTCACACACCTGAGCCTGTACAACTTGAGTGTGATCCACAAGAAGAAGTACTTTGACTCTGAGATGGACCTGATGTCTTACATCAATGATACCTGGGAGCTGCTGCAGCTGGGGGAG CTCGCCAACACTCCCAGATCAGAGCGATATCAATGTGTTCTGGAAGCcttaaacaacaacagcagcat GTTCATGTCAGGCAAGGAAGTTAAGAAAAAGAAGCACTTGTTTGGACTGAGGATTCGTTTCCCCCCTGCTCCACCCAACTCTGATGAGCCAACCAGCAGAATTATGGAGAGGGCTTCACATGAGATCACTATCAAAGGATGCAAGTCCACCAAGGCTCTGTCTGGCATGAG AGCTTGCAGTACTTTGACCAATggcacagagaagaagaaaaagaagaagaaaaagaggaagcaaGGAGCACATTCTCTGGAGACTCTGACTAAACCACAACACAGTGAACTCTTATcccag GAAGTAAGAAAGACTTTACCACTGGAGCTCCACACATTGGATCACTTAACCTCTATCAA GACTGAGAGGTCTCTGCTGTCTTCAGATGTGGAATCAATAGGAGCCCTGAGCACCACAGACACTACCTCAACTAGCATTTCAAGACAGTCCAG TCTCTGTAGCTCCAGCAAGACCCGCACGACCACCTGCATCATGCCTGTTTCCGCTCCACCCTTGAAAAGGAAACGTGGGCGGCCACGACGGGCCCTGCAGCCCCCCAACCTGAAGATCCCCCCTCCTAGCCATGCAGAGCCAAACCTCTCAGCAACGGAGATGCTGAGCCCACTCCCAGGGCTTCACTCCACAGACATAGTTCACGGCATGGACCCCAACAGCCAGCTCTCCCACCTCAAGAGCTCCATCAGCAGCTATTTCGGAGCAGCAGGGCGGCTGGCGTGCGGGGAAAAGTACAAAGTCCTGGCACGACGGGTCACCCTTGATGGCAACGTGCAGTACCTGGTGGAGTGGGAAGGAGTCACTGCCTCCTAG
- the mtf2 gene encoding metal-response element-binding transcription factor 2 isoform X2, with protein MRDSGVVDHLSVHHRALPQRQQQAVSLSPSSLSARGEYGEDDMSDRFTEGQDVLARWSDGLFYLGTITKIDRDKHRCFVVFEDRSKSWVLWKDIQTGDEDGEDDEDDDIVCSICQVETSDEPNEIVICDKCGQGYHQLCHTPVIDASVIDSDDKWLCSECVLTSIPKRGASAKGFLQQQQQQQQKKNNIELHMSLPYVLDELVWNQGHKTNIQQCYCYCGGPGDWYLKMLQCNECEQWFHEACLQCLQMPMLYGDRFYLFICSVCNGGPEFLSRLPLRWEDVTHLSLYNLSVIHKKKYFDSEMDLMSYINDTWELLQLGELANTPRSERYQCVLEALNNNSSMFMSGKEVKKKKHLFGLRIRFPPAPPNSDEPTSRIMERASHEITIKGCKSTKALSGMRACSTLTNGTEKKKKKKKKRKQGAHSLETLTKPQHSELLSQEVRKTLPLELHTLDHLTSIKTERSLLSSDVESIGALSTTDTTSTSISRQSSLCSSSKTRTTTCIMPVSAPPLKRKRGRPRRALQPPNLKIPPPSHAEPNLSATEMLSPLPGLHSTDIVHGMDPNSQLSHLKSSISSYFGAAGRLACGEKYKVLARRVTLDGNVQYLVEWEGVTAS; from the exons AGACTCAGGGGTTGTGGATCACCTGTCTGTCCATCACAGAGCTCTCCCCcagcggcagcagcaggctgTGTCCTTGTCCCCCTCAAGCCTTTCTGCTAGGGGAGAGTATGGAGAGGACGACATGTCTGACAGGTTCACAGAGGGACAGGACGTCTTAGCCCGGTGGTCGGATGGCTTGTTCTACTTGGGGACAATCACCAAG ATTGATCGGGACAAGCATCGATGCTTTGTGGTTTTTGAGGATCGGTCAAAGTCCTGGGTTCTGTGGAAGGATATCCAGACAG GGGATGAAGATGGTGAAGATGATGAGGACGATGACATTGTGTGCTCAATATGCCAGGTTGAAACTTCAGATGAACCCAATGAAATTGTCATTTGTGACAAGTGTGGACAAG GCTACCATCAGCTGTGCCACACCCCCGTCATTGATGCCTCTGTCATTGACTCTGATGACAAGTGGCTCTGCTCAGAGTGTGTGCTAACTTCTATACCTAAG AGGGGAGCGTCCGCTAAAGGctttctgcagcagcagcagcagcagcagcagaagaagaatAATATAGAGCTGCACATGTCCCTCCCATACGTTTTGGACGAACTGGTTTGGAACCAGGGCCACAAGACTAATATCCAGCAGTGCTACTGCTACTGTGGAGGTCCAGGAGA TTGGTACCTGAAGATGCTGCAGTGTAATGAGTGTGAGCAGTGGTTCCATGAGGCGTGTCTACAATGCTTACAGATGCCCATGCTCTATGGAGATAG GTTTTACCTGTTTATTTGTTCCGTTTGCAATGGTGGACCAGAGTTCCTCAGCCGACTGCCTCTTAGATG GGAGGATGTCACACACCTGAGCCTGTACAACTTGAGTGTGATCCACAAGAAGAAGTACTTTGACTCTGAGATGGACCTGATGTCTTACATCAATGATACCTGGGAGCTGCTGCAGCTGGGGGAG CTCGCCAACACTCCCAGATCAGAGCGATATCAATGTGTTCTGGAAGCcttaaacaacaacagcagcat GTTCATGTCAGGCAAGGAAGTTAAGAAAAAGAAGCACTTGTTTGGACTGAGGATTCGTTTCCCCCCTGCTCCACCCAACTCTGATGAGCCAACCAGCAGAATTATGGAGAGGGCTTCACATGAGATCACTATCAAAGGATGCAAGTCCACCAAGGCTCTGTCTGGCATGAG AGCTTGCAGTACTTTGACCAATggcacagagaagaagaaaaagaagaagaaaaagaggaagcaaGGAGCACATTCTCTGGAGACTCTGACTAAACCACAACACAGTGAACTCTTATcccag GAAGTAAGAAAGACTTTACCACTGGAGCTCCACACATTGGATCACTTAACCTCTATCAA GACTGAGAGGTCTCTGCTGTCTTCAGATGTGGAATCAATAGGAGCCCTGAGCACCACAGACACTACCTCAACTAGCATTTCAAGACAGTCCAG TCTCTGTAGCTCCAGCAAGACCCGCACGACCACCTGCATCATGCCTGTTTCCGCTCCACCCTTGAAAAGGAAACGTGGGCGGCCACGACGGGCCCTGCAGCCCCCCAACCTGAAGATCCCCCCTCCTAGCCATGCAGAGCCAAACCTCTCAGCAACGGAGATGCTGAGCCCACTCCCAGGGCTTCACTCCACAGACATAGTTCACGGCATGGACCCCAACAGCCAGCTCTCCCACCTCAAGAGCTCCATCAGCAGCTATTTCGGAGCAGCAGGGCGGCTGGCGTGCGGGGAAAAGTACAAAGTCCTGGCACGACGGGTCACCCTTGATGGCAACGTGCAGTACCTGGTGGAGTGGGAAGGAGTCACTGCCTCCTAG